CGGGCGCCGGAGTAGATCGCGCCGAAGCGAACGAAGCGATGCTGGCGGTGGTCGAGCTGCTCAAGTGTCCAGTCATCGGTACGATAGCCGGGCGGTCATCGGTGCCGGTCGATCATCCGAACTTCCTCAACGGCTACGGCCCTGGCGCGGACCTGGCGCGCAGCGAGTCGGACGTCATCCTGGTCGTGGGCTCGCGGATGGGCAACCTTGACATTCCTTACGACAAGTACTGGGGCGATCCCGCCAATAAGAAGCTCATCCAGGTAGATATCGATCAGCGCAACATGGGCGTCACGCGGCCGCTTGCGCTCGGGATCGTTTCCGACGCGAAAAGCGCGCTCGAGGGCTTGTTGCGTATGCTCAAGACGGAGCACGCCCGGCCCAAGGGCGGGGAGGACACGCAGCGCTATCGAGAGATTTCGCGCAAATGGTTCGAGGAGCGCTTCGCACCGGTCGCGGCCTGGCGCGGACCCGGGATTCATCCGGCGCTCGCGATGCAGGCAATCGGCAAGGTCTTCGGCTCCGACAGCATCTACGTCGCCGACGGCGGCAACACTTCGTTGTGGGCAGCCTGGTTCTTGCCATCGACCAAGCCGCGGTCGTACCTGAACATTCTTGAACTGGGCATGCTTGGCACGGGAATCCCTTCTGCCATTGGAGCGAAGCTTGGCAACCCGGCGCGCGAGGTGGTGTGCGTCAGCGGGGACGGAGCGGCGGGGTTCAACTTCATGGAGATGCAATCGGCTGCGCGCGAAGGCCTGAAGGTCAGGACCGTGGTGTTCGCCGAAGGTTCCTGGACGATGGAGGAGCCGAATGAACGGATGCTCTTCGGACGCACGTTCGGCACCGAGATGGGGACGGTGCGATGGGACCGGGTCGCCGAGGGCCTGGGCTGCCAGCCGTTTTACGCCGAGCGCATGGAAGACCTCGAAGCGGCGCTCAACGGCGCGAAGGCATCGAACGGACCGGCTGTCGTTTGCCTGAAAACCAATCGCGATGCCAACCTGGCGATCCCGATGGAGCTCGGCATTCGCTTCGCCGAGGTGTACCAGGGTCCAATGGGATGAGGTGGCCGATGAAACTTTCAAATTTTCCGATCATGCTCGCGATCCTGTTCGCGCTTTCGATTCTCTCGATCGCGCCGCTCTCCACGCCGGCGTGGTGCGCCGGTTCACCCGCGATAGCCAGGGTGCTTGCTTCGCCGCCCGCGCCGGATGTCGGCACGAGCACCAAGTGCACCTACTGCGGCATGAAGCTTTATGTGAAGAAAGACACGCCCGCCGTCGAGTATGCGGGCAAGCATTACTACTTCTGCGACACGACGGAGCGCGACGCGTTCATCGCGAATCCCGAGAAGTATCTGCATAAGGCCGCAAACAAATGACCGCCGCTCTTCCGTCAGCGCCCGGATGGCCGCTCAATTAGGGCGAATCCGCGACAAGAATCTGTTCTGAAGGGGAACTCCCTGCGCAACTAGCGCCGGACACCGCCGAGCTGCTTTCGCCCAGAATGAAACGGGCGGCCGCTCGCTACTGGGACGGGTCTACGCGCTTAATAAATCAACATAGCATATCTTGACATAGCCCTCGATCTTCTGCCATGTTCGCTTGGCCGAAGTTTTAAGCTTCTCAGGCTCGCCATGATTGTCGGCGACTCGCATCTGCGCGCTGACCACCTTGGTTGACCGAGATGCGGGTCTTCTATTTGTGAATTTTGAACATCGTGGGCAGACCTGGTGACAGGCAGAGAGCAAAGAAGCGCAGGTGGAGCTAAAAGGGCTAAAGATTGACCACCGGGTTTGAAATACTGCTCACGCCGTTGACTGCGTTTATCGTCGCGGTGGCGATGATGCCGGTGGCAAAAGCAGCGGGCGTTCGCTTCGGGATCGTTGCACAACCTTCAAGCGACCGCCCCCATGCCAAGCCGACGGCGTTGCTGGGAGGCCTGGCCGTGATGGCGGGCTTAATCGCCGCGATCGGATTCGTCGGCGTCCTGTCAGGATTGCCGTACCATAGTCTCCCCTGGCTCGCGGGGTTTGCGGTCGCGATGTGCCTGGTTGGATTGCTCGACGACATCGTCGATCTGCGGCCGCGGCATAAACTGATATTGGAAGTGACTGCGATCTTTATCCTCGGAGGGTGGGGACCCCAGCTCGACATCCTTCCCTACCAGCCGCTCAACATCGCGCTCACGATTTTCTGGCTGATCACGGCGACCAACGCGTTCAACTTAATCGATGGGACCGATGGCCTTGCGGCGGGAGTCGGAATTGTCGCGGCGTTGAGTATCGCGATCGTCGCGGGATTGCATCAACACGCGGGAACGATGGTCGTGGGGCTGGCGCTGGCCGGTGCGCTGGCGGGATTCATGGTTTTCAACTTTCCGCCCGCATCGATTTTTATGGGCGACGAAGGCGCGCTGGCGGTCGGGCTCGTGCTGGGAGTGCTGTCGATTCAAGCCAGTCACCATGGCGAGGGTTCTCTGCCCGCGCGGCTGGCGATGCCGTTGCTGGCGCTCATGGTTCCGCTGCTCGACACGGTGACGGTGACGGTGACGAGGCTGGCGACAGGAAATCCGATATCGAAACGCGGCCTCGATCATTCGCATCATCGGCTGACGCGGCTTGGCATGTCGAGCTGGAGCGCGGCGGCGACGTTGATCGGCCTGCAGGCGATAGCGGGCGGGTGCGCGATCGCGCTGACCGTAGTTCCGGGTTACGACGCGGTGCTGCTGTTGCCGTTCATGGCGCTGTTCTTTGCGCTGGTGGCGTTGTTCCTGATGGATCGATCGTTCGACGGGGAGTCTCCGGGTCAGATCGAAGACCTGCCCGCGATCGCGCGCGTTATCCTGAGCTTCGGCTACAAGCGTCGGTTGGTGGAGTTGGTTCTGGATGTGGCGCTGGTGGCGGCGGCGTATTTTGGCGCGATGATGCTGCGATTCGACTTCGATCTCAGCATCGTGCAGGTGGACCAAATGCTGATCGGCCTGCCGTGGGTTGTGATGATCGGTTGCGGCGCGTTCCTGGTGGCAGGCGTTTATCGCGGGATATGGCGCTACACGGGACTGGCCGAGGGTGTGCGCTTTGTGCTGGCGGCGGTGATCGCGGGCCTTGCCGTGAAGCTGGCGTCGGCGATACTGCCGATAACCATTTCGCGTGCGGCGGTGGTGGTCTTCGTAATTTTGCTGTTCAATTTCCTGGTCGCAACGCGCTGGTCATTCCATGTTTTCCAGCGGCTCGGACGGTTCCTTGCGCATTCGGCAAGGCGCCTGGTGATCGTCGGGGCAGATGCGCGTGGTGCGGCGGCGGTCGAGCACCTGCACTCGACGATCGGAGCGGGCGCCGAACTGCTGGGACTATTGGACGACGACAGTTTCAAGCACGGCAAGCTATTCCACGGCTATCCGGTGCTGGGGTCGCTCGACAGTCTAGGCGAGATCATGGCGCGAACGCCGTTCGACGAAATCGTGGTTGCGCAGGAGACGCTCTCCGCCCCGCAACTGGCGGCGCTCGAGTCGTTCACGCTGAGTCATCGGATAACGCTTCGGCGCTTCTGGCTCGGCGTAACCGACATGAGCGCGCCCGCGATTTCAGATCGCCGGCTCACTACTGCCTGAGTGGGGCGACCCCGAAAGTTGGCGACCCGCTCCTTTACGGTCGCAATGGGTGCGTCGTGCGCACCGGTAAATCCGATGGGCCGACCGTTAGCGGGACCGTCAAGGGCAGGCCTATCGAGCGCGAGGTCTGGTTCCTCAGTTCAGCCGCGAGCAAAATTTCGAGCTCATAGCGGCCGGGCGCATCGGGGGCGAATGCCGACGCTTCGAGATCCATCGAATCGCCCGGAAAGACGTTCAAGTGAAGTTCGCGGCGGGCTTCACTGTCTCCGACCACTCTCCCATCGCGCTTCCATTCCCATCCCAGGCTGACTACGCCGCGTTCATCGGGTGAACGCCCCGTGAGCCATATCGCCTTGCCGGTGTTGGTTGCGCGGATAGAAACGCGGACGCGCGCGCCCGGCGCGGCATCAATCGGAGGCGGATTGAGCACGATCAAGCGGGCGTCGAGCAGGTCGGGAGAGTTGCGGCTGGTCCAACGGTGGCCCAGCGCGATCCTGATCTCGTCGAAAGTCGAGCGCATCGGATCGACGACCGGATTGTCGCTCCATAACCACAGTCGCGTGTCAGCATCGTTGAGCGCCCAACGGTTCCATCCTCGATAGCTGATGAACGCGCCGAACGCATTGGCGGTTATCGACCATGCGCCGAGCACCGCGAACGCAATCGCAAGCGCGCGGCGGTTGCGGATGGAATCTGCGAGCGGAAACAGGGCGAATGCCATTATCGGCGTGAGATCCGCCAGCAGTCGCGGACCGAAAGACTCGCCGCCTGATGTCTTATGCCATTTCGCGACGATCAGGATGCTCAAGATCGCGCCGACTCCCAGGTAGCGCAGCAGCACCTCGCCATTTCGCCGCCACGCCAGCGCCAATCCGGCTAGCGACAGAATAAAAATCGGCGAGTAGAAGAGCAGTCCGCGGCCCGGACTGAGTACCACCGCGGCCAATCCATGCGCGAGCGAAGTGGCCCACAATCCGCCCAGCGGCACGCGCTGGCCGCCCACCGAAGCCGGCTGCGCGAAAAATTGGACTCGAAACGGCGTGCCGAAATAGGCGGCGTTGTACCACAGTTGAAACAGCAGCGGCGCGATCGCGGCCGCGATGAACGTCCAAATCTCGCGGCGATAGCTGACCAGCACATACAGGCCGAGCGGCGCCGCGATCAGCGCATCGACCGGGCGGGTAATCACCTCGAAGGCGAGCGGCAGCCCCGCGTATCCCGCAAAGCGCGGATCGTCGCGGGCGCGCACCAGGCAATAGATCGCCGCCGCCAGCGCGAGCTGAGCGGGACCGTGCTGCCATAACGCCTGGCTGCTTACGCTCAGACTGCTGGTGCCCAACGCGTAGATGAGCGTCAGCACCGTCGCCATCCAGTTGGCGGTCACGCGCGCGGCGGCCATGTACAGCAGCAGGGCGGAGAGCGCCACGATCGTAGCCGCCGAAACTTTTTCGAGCTCGGAGAAAATCCGGCTGCTCGGGCTGACGCCGGACAGGACCGACGGCGCATAGAATGGCAACGCGATCAGCGCGGCGCCGACCGGATAGTCGGACACGTAATGGCCGCCGCTCTCACGCAGATAGTAGGGAATCCTTTTCGCGCCGGGAGTCTTCAGCTGATCGAGGTAGAAGTTCCCGTGCTCCAGGATGCTCAGCGGCAGATTTTTCGCGGGCACCGAATCACCGCCGGAAATCGTGCGGCCATTGGCGAGAAATACGATCAGCGCAACCGAGAAAATTATGAATCCCGGACTTGAGCTCAGCGCGCCTTTGATCGAGCCGTGTCGAAAGATCGTTCGCAGGAGCGCGAATCCGAGCGTCGCGACGATCGCGGGCCATAGCTTGTTGGCCTCGAACCGGACGCCAACGAAAGCCAAATTTACCGCATAGCCGCCCGTCACGAGGATCGAGAGCAGGTAAATCCCGGCAATTGCACAGGCCGCGGCCGCGAGCTTTTGAAGCAACCGAAAATTCACGAGGCTCGGATGCACAACGGTATATCACGCGCGCCGCGCGCGCTTAAGGTCAATTGACTCGGATTGGCGGCTTGAAAAAAAAACGAATCGGCCGCGCGAACGCGAAGCGGCTCAGCGTCCGCCGGCGGGTGCCTGCATCGTCGAAGGCGACGCGGCCGCTACGGGCGTAGCCTCGCCAAGCGGGGTGGATTGAGGCGCGGGTGTCGCCGGCGCTCCGACCGGAGCCATCGCTTCGTGTCCGTAATTCATCGCCTGGAGAGG
This region of Candidatus Binatus sp. genomic DNA includes:
- a CDS encoding thiamine pyrophosphate-binding protein, whose amino-acid sequence is MSEITGAELLLRCLVNEGVKFVFGLPCPEVDPLLAKLEQYQVRFVPVRHEAAAVHMAEGLYKTTGQVAAVLGNPGPGSANLIPGVITARHEGVPVVVITAQHRLGIVYPSSPATFQGQDQLEVFKPVVKWSGPILSWERIPEVMRIAFREMWIGRPGPVHIEIPAPVMYAMGDDAKVRMLTPDQYRAAGPRASQSQLEEAARMLAGAKRPIVISGAGVDRAEANEAMLAVVELLKCPVIGTIAGRSSVPVDHPNFLNGYGPGADLARSESDVILVVGSRMGNLDIPYDKYWGDPANKKLIQVDIDQRNMGVTRPLALGIVSDAKSALEGLLRMLKTEHARPKGGEDTQRYREISRKWFEERFAPVAAWRGPGIHPALAMQAIGKVFGSDSIYVADGGNTSLWAAWFLPSTKPRSYLNILELGMLGTGIPSAIGAKLGNPAREVVCVSGDGAAGFNFMEMQSAAREGLKVRTVVFAEGSWTMEEPNERMLFGRTFGTEMGTVRWDRVAEGLGCQPFYAERMEDLEAALNGAKASNGPAVVCLKTNRDANLAIPMELGIRFAEVYQGPMG